One Qiania dongpingensis genomic window carries:
- a CDS encoding potassium channel family protein — protein MKTVLVIGLGRFGRHMAQKLLEEGNDVLAVEKDEDRADKAASILRDIQIGDATDEQFISSIGINHFDMCVVAVGDNFQSALEITVLLKDMGAKFILARASRDVHRKLLLRNGADHVVYAEREMAERLAIKYGAKNIFDYIELTEEIGIFEIAVPVSWYGKTIIEKSVRTRYHISILATKKKGKIYPLPPSDHRFSGDETLMVMGSENDLRALMR, from the coding sequence ATGAAAACAGTATTGGTCATCGGCTTGGGAAGGTTTGGCCGCCATATGGCACAGAAGCTTTTGGAGGAAGGAAATGATGTGCTGGCTGTGGAAAAAGATGAGGACAGGGCTGACAAGGCGGCGAGCATTCTGCGGGATATCCAGATAGGGGACGCGACGGATGAGCAGTTTATCTCATCCATAGGCATCAATCATTTCGATATGTGTGTGGTTGCAGTCGGGGATAACTTTCAGAGCGCCCTGGAGATCACAGTCCTTTTAAAGGATATGGGGGCGAAATTCATTTTGGCCCGCGCCAGCCGGGACGTACACAGAAAACTTCTTTTAAGGAACGGCGCAGATCATGTGGTATACGCGGAACGGGAAATGGCAGAACGTTTGGCCATTAAATACGGGGCAAAAAATATCTTTGATTACATAGAACTTACGGAAGAAATCGGGATATTTGAGATAGCCGTCCCGGTATCCTGGTATGGGAAAACCATCATAGAGAAATCGGTGCGTACCCGTTATCATATCAGTATCTTGGCGACAAAGAAGAAGGGAAAGATATACCCTCTGCCGCCTTCAGACCATCGTTTTTCCGGGGATGAAACCTTAATGGTGATGGGTTCTGAAAATGATCTGAGAGCTCTTATGAGATAG